Below is a genomic region from Eupeodes corollae chromosome 1, idEupCoro1.1, whole genome shotgun sequence.
ATTGATTAATTGGATGAATAATTCGAAGATATTCTTAGTTGTGAGAgtttataaagaataaaatttctgttaattttattaaaggcAGCTTTGAACTCAACAAAGaaagcatacatttttatattccttCGGTTTGAAACGTTTTTACAAtggaaacaacaaatatttgatttacTGAAGTATAATTCTTTCTAAAGCATGCCTGGAATTCAGTTAGAATGCTATTCCCATCAAACCATTTCTTAAGCCTTTGAACCATAACTTCGCAATAGATTTCTGCTATAACATTCATGAAGGATGttcctctgtaattttcaacaGCCTCTAATGGCCCTTTTTTACGTATCATAAAGATTacagattcaggctgatcgatttcgttgcggggcgagacgttctggtagctagtacgcagttcacacatcccaatatccacaaggggacatagaaatctcctgatcaatcaaccgccaaccagattgaccacattgcgacgCACGTCACTTCTCCAGTgtacaggatgtccgaacattccgaggaccaaaattgactcggaccactacctcgttgtctAGGTACGGGTACGGCATACAAatcggcgctgcacaaaagccAACGCCAAAAAGACCAGAGCTGATCGAGgaaatagagggatgtcacaacaggaatgaggttcgtaaattttaccaggaGGTAAAAAAACCCCACAAGGGTACTAgctacgaaccgaagcctgtaaagacgatcaggggaacatcgtagtagaaccgcagtcgaagttgagaatatggaaagaccatttCTCAAATTTATATAACGGGGATGaggaactgaattccgctgtaaggtaGATAGAATAATTCAACCTAGGTGACGCAGataaacaattccgcctactcgACCTTGATGAAgttaagatagctatatctaaactgaagtcaaacaaagctgctggagctgaccgcatcgctgccaaactattcaaagccgcaggcgatgacttggtagggagcatgcaccaactcatctgcaaaatatggtcggaagagagcattcccgatgagtggaatctcagcatagtgtgcccgatacataagaaaggagaccctctaaactgcgccaactacagacgCATCAGTCTCactaacattgcgtataagataaTCTCTGCCGTATTGTGTgtacgtctgaagccattcgtcagcaacctgattggtccttattagtgtggcttcagaccaggaaagtccactattgaccaaatattcacactacggcagatcttggaaaaaaaccgagggacttcaaatcgatacccaccatttctttatcgattttaaagccgcgtatgacagcattgCTCTACCGAGCaacgtctagttttggcatccctgtcaaacttatccgtttgtgcagaatgacgatggagaatgcacgctgctctatcaaggtcggaaaaaacCTCACTGATGCtgttgatgtcaaaaaagattttagacaaggcgatccACTGTCATGATAcatcttcaatatcgttctggaaagaattttgcaaaactcaaccgttaacactagaggcacaaccttaaaaaggtccatccaattactcggataggcagatgatattgacaatattggaagatcaaagcgtgatgtcagtggagcgttgaGCATTGCTagggaagcgaagaagatgggtttagtggtcaatgagggcaaggtcaagtatatgctgttatcaaaaaaggacattgaacaacgacgtattggacaaaatgtcaccatgtACAGCTATgactttaaggtagttaaggattttgtctacTTAGCCACTGCTATTAtcgcagacaacgacaccagcgctaaaattaaacgaagaataactcttgtaaatcgctgcttctttggactttggcaattgagaagtaaagtcctctctccaggatctaaaatcaccatctataagacacacATCATCCCTGTTGTCaattatggcgctgaggcttggaccctgtcaaagaaacatgggagcgtcttaggatacttcgagagaaaaattcttcgggtgattttcggtcccgtactcatagatggagaatggaataGACGATATAACGTagaactgtacagcgacactgacctagttagcagaattaaagtccaacggcttagatggctaggtcatgtagagtggatggacatcaacgctccagcccggaaggttttCAAATCGAATCCCGAAGGACGGCagagtagaggaagaccgcgactcaggtggtgaacgcaggtgggagaggacctcaaccaacttggcgtgcgaaactggagacagctagctagggaccgagctggctggagctgcatgttggttaaggcccaggcCCACCCCGGTCTGTTGCGcctccttaagtaagtaagtaagtaagtaaagattACAGACTTCTTGAACGAAGAGTGGATGTGAGCTGTGGACAAAATTTAGATGAATAGGATTTGCATACCATTGTGAAATATAggtggtacatttttaaaaactcgtaTGAATCGTGCCTTACGattctttgaattaaaaagtaCCGTTAGTATTTCATCTTTTGTGATATTGTAGTCTAACATTTCATcaacaaataaagttttaaaaagaaaccttgactctgattttaaaattacctcCCTTGATTTATCttgcatttttacaaaaatcttaaaagtcTGTATTTCAAGGCTTTCGAATTTGGGGTAAGCAACTTTTCTTAAAGCAATTTACAGATTTCTGGTGGTTACTTAGCTAAGTTGAAACACTGCACgacaaatttaacattttaagaaatatttaatgacTTATTAACGCCAAATCAACCAACTATTAACTTATCAATCgttaaacgtttttttaaacGTCATTCCTTTTTGGCCCTTACAGTTAAAAcgaaacttaaatttatttttaaataatgcattaaaattgaaagtttttgataACCATCGTTGTTGTAAAATGTACTAGAgaagaaaatatgaatattCTTATAGAATTTCGCTGACtgttaataatattatatttatatttattatatagcGAAAAATGACCGAGCGTATTTGATACTTATTATGATCTATATATAGTAAATgaattatatgtatatgtatatgtatatatttaaaattttgatcgtTAAAAAGTCGGTTCTTCAAAGTAGAAATAGCAAAACCTTTAGCAGAGATTTGatcagcttttattttattgttaaaagctGTCGTCAACGCAATGGATACTTTAACTTAATCATCCGTTTTAATAACTATATCTTTTGTATAAactacaattattatttattttatcaatttaattcaattaaagtcGCATCATTATCTAAGTTATTTAGAAAagattgtttaattaaattacacaAACGtgtgtattttaatttcaaaaaagtatagTACCTGTGTGAGTTTCATTAAGACAACAAAAAGAACTGCGAAGCATGATAATTGTGTAAAATCTTATCACAAGGTCTAAAACCTGATAATTCATTTTTGAGAattcatttgaagaaaaaaaaaaaccttagctATGACAAGTtcataaaatgatatttttgttttatcaaaattattatctgTTGTCTTGTTTATCgatcaattttttgaagatgttTCTTTTAATGTGAATACAATGTTTGTATGgttgtgaatttttgtttttgaattaccTGCCAACTATCTCAGCCTtacaaagttaaaattttaacagcAAAAGTTTAGCATTGACACCGAACAAAAGAATAATTGTCAGTGTTGTCAGGAGTTCAAATATGTTTGGTTTAAAGTATTAAatatatcatttcaaaattgtcTTACATTCTTCTTTAGCTTAAAAGGAAATCCCTATTATTTTTCAAGAAACTGATTAAGGATACGAAGTAGTTTGTGATCGATTAGCTTGAGTTCTTGTtttaactgaactttaaaagcCTTAGGCCAAagaattttatgcaaaatacggtgttattttttattaaagattttattctGATACGTAGTGTTGCTAGGTACTCCCTATCCATGGAATATGAACGTACCAAACTCCAATaatgaaaaccttaaaaatagcTTTCGTTACTCGAATAAAAGCTGAAACGTTATCTACAGGAGGATTTTACTTTATCTCTTATCGGCACCGATTTTACTGTGGAAGTTGTATTTGTTATTCATATACAATTCTACTGTACTACGgatagctttttcaaaaaaacactgATATCATCCCGAATTGTTCACATCACTAACTTGCCCAACGGCTCCAATGTTTTCAACAGTTTTTCCAGAAAATGCCTTACGAGAACGACGACccataagtttttaaatttttgaaattttgacagcTTTGAACGTAATTGTCAAAAGTCAACAGATGACAACTACAAAAGTGAGAGCTACCCATACAAATggccttttaaaataaaacgacGAACCAtaagttcttatatttttggaGCTTTGACACTCGCCACAATTCGAAAGATGACAACTTCAAAAGTGTAAGCTGCCTACACAACtctctattttaaataaaaaccttaccCTTTGAAGCTAGTTATACTATCATTGGTTTAAGTCGTTGAagccaataatttaattttgttcgcaCTTAAAATagcttatacaatttttaaatataaaaattttcgtTTATCAAACCGAGACATGGCCGACAATGTGTTCTTTTCGTGGACAGCtctacttttaaatattttatttgtcatatttttgttgcaataaaagttttattagtgtcataaaataagtaaagcataggttaaataaaagtttcatcaaaatatcttaaaagaaaatatatatttttaacataaaattgaagTTTATATTCAGCCTTAGAAATGATGTTGACGCTTAAGATTCTTATcaggaaattaaaaacaaggtCTAGTTCCCAACAAAAATCAGTTTCGTGAAATTGGGTCTtcgaaaaagttattaaattattaaattccaagcagttttaagcaagacatgtTCGTAAAAATCAGTTGTCTATGCTATTTCGAAGACATAAACGATATCAGGCCAAAATAAATATCTTGTTTATGACGCAAAAACATGAACCTAATTCAATGACCAGGAGTGTGCATTCTATGCTTGCtgcatagtttttgaacttCCATTGATAATTAATggttgtatgtatgtaaaaaatggtgtatgtttttataagaaGGTAGTTAAGTACATCCGGAAAAATGCAagttcaaaatcaataaaatgtacCAATAGAAATGTCGTCCAAGTTCAAGTTCTTGTTCTTTAAttcaacatacaatttttttggcgCTTTGgctcttatcaaaaattgttggttattgaagataaaatcataagtttcttttattgttaTCAAATCTATTGTTGGCTATGATATCTTAGCAAATTTATTTCTGctatataaattgaaaaatgttttctttttggttagttagttttttaacaaatactCGTTTGCTTTCGGTTGAGGACTAacaattgcaaaacaaaaactacgaAAAGGAAGCGGATACGAAAAACTATAAACGGTCTCAACATGAAAGGTAAATAACTTCAGTCTAAAAATCGGGATACATTCATTAAATCtaatttcttatattcaagTTGAATTATCATTTTTGACGCTGATCCTTGTTGTGTCGTGTACGGCGGCGGCAGTTCAAAAGTATGAATTGAAATGCACTGAAAAGGAAGTTGATATACTTTGGCCTGTGTATGAAGACAGCGCCAAGTATTTGCGTTGTGCTTCCGTAGGAAAGCATGTGGAAATGAAATGCAATGCTGGAACAGTCTTCTCATTTGTCTATCAAGGCTGTGTAATGATTGATGATTACATTCCACCACCGCCAGTAGATAGTTTACCACTTGATAATACACCTTGTGATGATGAAACAACAGCAAACACTCCTGAAGGAAGTACGACTACGACTTCGACTAAGCCTCCGTTAACTTTGCCTACACCACAGCATCCACCATCAACAACTAAAACCACCACTGAAAAGCCTACCAAGACGACAAAATCAACAACTACCACCACTGAATCTGCTCCAACAGCTCCTGGTCCTCCAACAGGTTCACCACCTGCTCCTCCAACTGGTAGCCCACCTGGTCCTCCAACTGGCGGACCACCAGGTCCACCAACTCCAGCACGTCCAACAGCTGGTCCCGGAGTACCAGGGCCACCATCTCCTCCGGCAACAGGTGTACCAATGCCAAACACCCCAGCTCCAACACCACCAGTCATCGATAATAGCCCACCAAATGTTGGTGTCACACTACCAAGCGATGATGCTCGAAGAAAGAAGTAAGAAccctacaaaaatgaaaacatcctCCTCGAGGAGTCGTATGGAGTCCTatgggttttgaaaaaatacattcCGTGAtaaacgtaaaataaaatttaaaaatatgttcacacaagaattaaatttagaatttttctaCTCCAAAAATCTTATACTTATAAATATTAGAAAGCCAAATTTCCATAAACATTGATTTCAACTGATAGAATTCCTAATTTTAACTCATTTATAAATTGCCACGTGCTTGGGCAATCATTAGTTTCcatattttaattctttcttGTACAAAACTCTTTTAATAAAAGACGAAAATCTCACTTTATTTCGCTGTTTTCAGAGTTAACTGAAAATAATCAATTACGTTAggaatgttttaaataatttcattgataACTTTTGATCATGAATCATGGCTAACGTTGGTAGTTCAGCAAAGGAATTGTCGGAGGTTTTTCTTAGGTCTAAAAAAAGACTGTCTCGTTTCGATATTCGGTCTTCTATTACGGAGTTTTGTGCgtattcaacttttttaattaagacaAGTTTTTAACTTTGGGAGGTATGTTCTCAGATGAAGACATCTTTTGTTTAATCACCTTGTGTAAAGCTTTCTGGCTTTACTTATTGTTACATCGTTTTATGGAGAGTTAGATTATTGGCGCATACGAAAATATTCACGTGCCCTAATTATTTGGACTGGCGAACGTGAAACCAAAGCTTGCCTCTTCGTTTCGACTACTAAAAGTACGTTTAAAAGGTTTAACTAATATGGTCAGGCTACTTTCTCTAGTTGGTTGCAGGCTGATAACATGTCCCCTACACAAATCTCATTAAGAGACCAACATCAAGCCTCGGGAATTGACTTATTTCACGACGACAACCAAGGCAACGATAACGGAACAACGATATACGAATTTTCGCATGGAACGTAAAATCGCTCTATAGAGCTCGAGCTGCAGAGCAGCTAGCCGATACCCTGTTCATGTACATACAAGCAGcgttacaatacaaaatattacagCTGTTATACAAAACACCATGTGCTCGGAGTAGGCTTCCAAGTACACTACGTACTCGGAGTAGGTTTCCTAGTCAGCGAAGGAGTGAAGTCTTCtattatcgattttaaagctattTGTGAAAGGCTATGCACACTTAACGTGCAGGGTACATTTTAGAACATCGGCCTCATAAAAGTTCACCGAACTACTCAAGAGTCCCCCGAAGGAGGGAAATAGAATTATTACAAGCATCGAAAGGGCACTCAATGTCCGCCTTAGTTTTAATGTAAGAGTCGTTCTTGGGGATTTGACTACAAAAAAAGGTCCGGAGACGCTATTCAGCCTAATGGAAACGACTTTTAGAGCTGAcagcatcaacaaaaaaaatgtggtcGTTGCGAGTACAAGGTTCCCTCGTAAGGAAATGTAACAAGCCACCTGGGTGTCACTTGATAAAGTCACTCGTAACCAAAGTAACCATGCGTTGATAGATCATTATCACTAATTGAGCTTGATGACTGTACGAACGTTCCGAAGTGCCAATATCCACGCTGATCACTATCTTGCTGGTATGGTGCTTTAAGGGTTGATTGTCTTACGAAGACGTATAACATCCGCTGATCACGTTCTTATGGAAATACCAGTAACACCATTGATCATGCGATAAAACTCAGCCCAGCTGTGTCAACAACATCATGACGGGCCAACCTTAACGAAATTATGGGTCACGTATGGAAACATTAAGAAATGCAATAAGATTGGAGAAAAGGTAGTATAAGCCCCATGCATAAGGAAGTAGATGTCACAATGTCCAGCCATCATAGAGGTATCACAACGTTGAGTACCGATACTATCCTCAAACCTACATGATCAGACAGTCCTATACGCCAAAACTAGTATAGGATAATCAGTGTGGCTTGATCCCAGCAAATCAAAACCGATCAGATTTGTACGCCTAGGCAGGCGATTGAAAAATTTCTAGAATTTAATATTCCATAACTCACCATCTGTTTATAGAGTTTAAGGCTCTACGATAGCATAGTCACGGTAGAACTATACAAAGTAATTGGAGAATTCGTTAACCCAAATAAATTTACACGGTTATGTGATTCACCTTGGGTCAAAAGTAATAACATAGAAGAAGAACTACGCGGGTTGTTGTTCAAAGCCAACACAACCTACTATACAGTCTGTCAAAGCTATTTAAATCCAGAAACCTTACCATAACTGCTAAGTTGCTGCTGTTAAGGATTATGGTTCTGCCAGTACTCACATATGCACCCTAGACTTAAGTGCTTAGTAAAAGGCACTCCAACCTCTCATGCGCCTCGGAAAGTAAGGTCAATCGATTTccagattttgaaatattgtcatATCAATCAATGCTGTGACAAGAGCTGCCAATAAGTTGACAGTTgctaaatttcattaaatacaaattcGGCCAATTTATGTTTCCTAGATTTCAGAAAGTTATCACAAAAGGGATTAACAAAGCACGGgaaagaaatataaacacaattcacAAATCTTTTTCACCTAGCAATTATAGACATAAGCTTTGCAATTTCTTTTCATACTTTTTATGCATAGAAATTGTGTCTAAAGCTTTCTGACAGCGACATTCAGAAACtcgtatacaaaatttgatttgcaTTTCTGAGAATACTGAAATCTCTGAGATCTTAAatatataaactggccaatttTCTGTTCACAAGGTTAGCAGagttcttatcaaaaatgttcatatctGGTAATTTGCTGATACAATTTTGCAATTTGTTTGAGAAAGACTAAAAATGACGTTTCTGACATAATATTTCTACATGATTCTTTGAAATACGGGGTAATTTTATACTAGCAGATCTGTTTGTCGTCTGTTTTTAACATAATATCGTTTATTGAATGCAAGCTTTACAATAAAGTTGATATCAGGTTATAAGGAGAGTTTATTTTGCTCGAAAATTTTTTGCAATTCGAACAACAATACCAATTAATACTAAAACTCTCAGCaagtttaagaaaagaaattctgAATTAACctaaaattgtgattttttacTATGTGATAGTTTTGAaatactaaagttttaaaatattcaacaaacaaaaaagacacaAATGTTCTGAAAGACAacgtgaataaaataaatataaaaacatgttTCAAAACGCTTTGAACTTGAAATATATTACAGCTTTTGCGTTGCGTTGAAACTATttcaattcaaagaaaatttacgaaagaacttttgttgttttatgctttatgttatgtttttgtaaattaaattcaatattttaaaattcccgCGTgtgtttcaaagttttgaaattaaaaaaaaatacggcaAACACAGGAGAGTTTCAAAGAATGTTCCTTATCTGTGATATTTTattcaagaaatttcttttaaacaaattttgaataaacttaTTCTCAAggcaaatgtttttatttaggaACATACTTATAAGAAACAAATCATAACTTTAACTTACCCAATTATCTTCGGCCTCACATTTTTCCTGAAGGTACTGATGTAATCTGGGACCCAGCCCGGTGGGTGCAGTAAATTGTTTGATAATAGCTTTGGTACGTTCAAGTTGAACAGGAGTGACAATTGGTTCTATGGCCCGGACGTAATCGGTCATTGTCTGATCCAGCGGTGGGACTGGTACTTTAGGAAGTGtctaaaaaaaaccaaaaattcaataaaattatatttatgaaagacaaacaaacaaaaaaaaaatatatgtgtatttttaaattaatattgttactttaaataaagtttcttcTTGTTCTGTTGTTATTGCCATTACAAAGTAACCTTCAAGACTGATAAATATGTGCACAttctgtctttaaaaaaaaataataattaaaaacttcacagacaaaataataataatgaaatattaCTTTCGATGATGATTTCATGATACCATTCATAATtctcaataataattgatttaaagaatatttgtttttactgaaattcataatttaagaaatgtgagATATGCAATTAGCTTTATGGGTTAATATCGGAATTAAGTTgcaatgaattaaattataataatttatagttaaaaagCCATTAACATTAAGCCTTTTACTTTGAGTTGAAGCATCATCAgtgttttaattaaacttttttgcaaaattgttcCTCCATATtggattattataaataatgacAAAATTATGAACACGATAAATATGGAGGAATGATATTTCATCAAGTCCGTaggctttttatttataatcgtTTAAACATATCTTGCAAAGTTTAAAGGTCAATTGAGACCTATTAACAGTCACTATTAACCTTTTGAAGCAATGCTACATGGACTTTTTAATTCATGAGGCCATGCGTATGTCAACCCAGaacatttataaaacataatCAGACCCTCAAGAAAAATGCAAATGTCATTTTCGATATACGAGTAATGtcacatttcttgaaaatgttattttatttttccattgtaGCTTACTTATTCCGAAGAAGGggtacatatttttgaaagttgcaACTAAATAAATGTTATGCATAAGTTTATCAGTTCACCATAATGCAGTTATGGAGCGAtttgttaaatttcgtaaatattaactttttacaAAAGGGTTTGTTTTGTCAGCTAAAAGAATGAAAACATTTGTAAAGTTAATTCAAAAGGGAAAGATATTGAATCCactaaattattaattcaatcgGTATTACGAAATTCATCAAAAAGTTCAAAGTATTTGACATTGGGTACTTTTTCAAACGAGAACAAATTTTCGTTCGGGTTTCAACAActtaagggtgattttttaaaagccataggaaagttttttaaaaaagaataaaattcagaaaaatgcatgaaatctttgtTTGCCCCGATAGTACGGTTTATATAATTTAAGGTGTgacttgactgcgcctcaaatggtccatccagcccaaaaactgaaaaaaactgaatttttctggatgcattggtagctcttacaatgcttctggctgagattcacttcaaaatcgacaattctggtTATTTACTACCcaatgagaaaaaaaaggatcttcGGCCGACTTTCGAAGAGTTCATTCactaaaaattttacgttgcaatAGGTCGTTCACCACCAACACACTACGTAAttgtgttggtggtttaatttaatttaatgtaaagttggtgcgaaatttagtcacaatatcCCAAATAGCCGCtttaatttgcaagcgttgttcgtttgtaagatgattcattgttaaattatagaccaagctgaagatgtttgacagtgaaacaaaatacttaacgtgcgtcagctgtttaaaccagtatttccaaaaagataatagctaaaaaatcaccctttataatggGTGCTTTTTAAGACTTGTGGTTTACAATCTGGCAATGCTTTTTTCGGAGtgtgtctttttgacagctgtctctTGCTCAATGCTCAGCAATTAAAAAgttattgggcaggttcaagGAACATGGGACTCAATTTGCAGTCAAGTTCAttttttgaacgtacattttaacCAGGCAACTAGCTTTACTTTTCAAGTATCATACATTTCAACAACAGAACCTTACATCTACCTTCAGTTAGTCGTACAAAAACTACGAAAATCatttattgtctacaaaacactcgtcaggaaagctacaagtccattacgatttgtgttttgtattgcaAAGAAATATCACTTatgtatatcttttcaaatttgacaaggaTCCCTTTTACACAACCCATccaatggaattgtgcagaaaataaaggAATCATAGATTAACAAAGTTCAACTATCAGTTAAACGAAAAACCATGATCATTTGTCATGTTGACCGAAATTTACTTCAcgtgatagttagggagatttttgttGACTAACTTGAATCTTTTTGGCAGAATAGAtaatagaaacttgccttacttttaagtccctCCCTGAACTTGCCCATTTA
It encodes:
- the LOC129942735 gene encoding peritrophin-55-like; amino-acid sequence: MKVELSFLTLILVVSCTAAAVQKYELKCTEKEVDILWPVYEDSAKYLRCASVGKHVEMKCNAGTVFSFVYQGCVMIDDYIPPPPVDSLPLDNTPCDDETTANTPEGSTTTTSTKPPLTLPTPQHPPSTTKTTTEKPTKTTKSTTTTTESAPTAPGPPTGSPPAPPTGSPPGPPTGGPPGPPTPARPTAGPGVPGPPSPPATGVPMPNTPAPTPPVIDNSPPNVGVTLPSDDARRKK